GCAAATGGATTCGTCTCAGGCGAGCCGCCATTTTCTTCGTAGGCGGCTCGAAGCCTACCGATGAGTGCATCGAGGCTTCCCCAAGCTTGTCTGAGTGGACAAGTACAAGGAGCCGGGGGCTCAGGTTGTCCATAGAACATACAACCTTGTAAGTGAACCTTAGTCTTTCCAAACTGGTCCAGGTACCGAAGAAACTCTAGTACATGGTTGCTATTGCACTGAGATAGCGGAATTGGTTGCCTCTGATTCCTCAAGTACTGATTAAAAGTATTCCAATCTCGTCGTTTTTGGGACTCGTATCGACTAGGTGTTGTTATTGATTGATCTCCTGGGGATCTTGATGATCCCTCGGCCAAATCTTTGCCCCTATCACTACTTGACATGACTAGAagaattgaaaatttgatctaACTTAAATGTGTGAGAAAATTATTGAGAGTTTAAACAAAAGGTTTGAAGGAAACAGATGAAAATAGGAGGAATGAAAACTGTTGAAATCATATCAAATGGACCTATTGAGTTGACAAGAAATGGGCCACATGAGTTGCTTTCTAGCTGCTTCATCATATGTTTTATTAGCCTTTTTCATAAAAAGAATTGTTTAACATTACCATTATCTATACGTTTTCTGATAATCTACAATTATTGTATGTAATTTTGTCAATATTATCTATCACTAATTTCCACAACGTGATCTCAATTAGTATCTTTTTAAAAGGGATAGCGACGCAGTAATCCCACTAATTATATTGCTCTAGCTGTATTTGAATTTTGGTAATCTTGAAAACTACATAAATACATGTGAAACATGTCATTTTTTGACTGGtgcaaaaacaaaacaaaagaagaaagaaaagctgGTGCTAACGTTTTTCACCCTAATTATACAATTGTTTGACACCCTAATTATATAATTGTTTGACTAGCTAAATAAAAGAACAATCCGGTGTACTAAGCTCGTGCTATGTGCGAGGTCTGAGGAAGGGCCAGactacaagggtctattgtacgcagtcttatcctacatttctgcaagaggttgttttcaAGGCTTGAACCCGTCAGTGGTGTACGCAAGATTTTTCGTAAACGGTATCACAATTTTAAATAGTGAGCAAATAACCATTCACTTGTAACAACACCATATTAAAAATAATATCGTTCAAATCATACTAATAGAACACAACTCATGTATAATACTACAACTCTTATCGATGAATTTTCATTTTGAATTTGAAATGTATTCAAGATAACctcattaaaaatatattttttttataaagaacCAAACAATCACACAAAAAATTCATCGTTCACTTGATTCCACAAATCGTTCTTAATCAATTTTATGGCGAGAGAGTAAAtgaaaggagaaaaaaagaagaaaaaatagctAAACAACTTGGAATATCAGCCAAATAATTTATTATCCCTAGATTAACGAAGTTTGACTCTTAACACGTTGGATTAACGCTCTTAACACCTATCGTTCAAACTCCACCAAACATCTCCTAAAAGAGGAGCAGCGCTTGACCAAATGTGCCACATAGCTATTAATGTCAAGTGATGTCATTTTTACTGTATTTAATCTGTTTCTGTTtctgtattttaattatatatacaTCTTTAATAAAATTTTCTGGCGTCTATGATAGATCCGCTTCTGTAACCTGTAACCTTCTGATCACGTGACTAGCTAAATAGAAGAATTAAAATAATGGAAGGAAAATTAAGGACCAATAAGTCTCATTAGTACTTGAGTGATCAGCAGACATATCGACCTAAATTCTTCAGCATAATTTTTGTTTTGACTGGATTGTAGTGGAAGGTTTGAATATGATATGGATAATACAATCAAGCTACTGATATGTCAAGAAAGAAGTAAATCCGAAAATAGAAAATAGAAAAGATGTGTTTTGCCAATTTATCGATTTGAAGGGTTTTTCATATTAAAATTTGgtgttatttattttctttattttcgaGGTTTGTCTCTTTCTCCACATAACAATTACATGTATCTCCTACACTTATTTTGCTCCCATAATTCCATTTTATGTGATATTTTTTTATTAgactattttaaaaaaaattatatgtgaAATAATTTAaccttaaatttttaattttatcctaaaatataattttatagtcacacaaattcATAGCATATTTAAGACCActaattttaaaagttttatagTAACACAAATATATTAGTAATATATTTGGACGACAtgttaatttcaaaaatatttctttctttCGTTAATTGTGTCCAGTCAAACTTACACCGAAGGAATAACATTTTGGCTGTACTTTTCAGATTTAACTGGAATATTAAGCACTGGATCTCTGCCTAGTATAGAAATATGCTGAGATTATAAGTTAGGATTCTTGATGTTTACATCTGTTATTACACGTATTTTTTGTTGGGGAAAAATAATATCCCGCCCATGAATAATATCCACGATAAATAACAATAACAcaaataacacaagagagtaataacaataccaaatcttttaacggggtaaaatacaatacTCGAGCGGAATAATATAATACAACTATAATATTACAGCTTAGTAGTGTtaagagactactacaatttcaaaagaaataaacactctttattttaaacaCATCACTACAATAATACTCTCACTCAATATTTATCTCACAGATTACAATATGTGAATTACTCTCTCTAACTCTTTCCGGCTTCTCTCGATTTTGATGTGTTTGAAATGAACAACGGATGCTCCTATTTACAGTAGAAGCTGATGTCGCTCGTAACCAATCAGATTGGTTTTCTCTTTGCAATTTGCAAGTTGCAGATCTTGTTACCAAATTGGTTAACAAGTCTGCGTTTGTGAAAACTAATTGCACCACTTGATCAttatcttttctttattcttttttttttgttttaattgAGATGTCCCATAAATCTCTCCCTTAATTTTgatatttcttcttcatttcaagtcttgatctctctctctctcaaaatcTTCAAACTTGAAAAGCGGTGTAAAGATATCTGCAACTTAATTATGAGACTTTACATATTTGAGTTATACTTCCTTATTGGAAACACATTGCCTTTGCGTGTAGCCTCTAGCTATAAGTCTTGCCTTGTGTCTTTTCATCTCTCCAATAACATTCTTCTTTGCCTTATATATTCATTTCAGTCCAATTGCTCGATGACCCTTGGGAAGTATTGTGAACTCCCAAGTGTTGTTATTCTCTATTGACTCGATCTCCTCCTACATGGCTTGTTTCCATCTTTTGTATGTAACACtttcatcaaagttcattggttcactatcagcaaagagacaatataaaaatcaaaattagtaacttcttaTGTGCcctcatagagctcttgaatGCTCCTCGTCCTTTACGGTTGTTCGTTTGAACTTTCTTGAGAAGAAAGAGATGCAACATTGGTTGGAGAAGGAGATGGAGTTGTATCTTGCATAGATTCCACGGTATCTGGTTCTTTTTTATCACAAAAGTATGGGAGAAAATTatatgaagtttcttcctgagctcctcaattccatgccaattcttcatcaaattcaacatcgcAACTTACCACCACTTTACCGCTGCTTGGGTTGTATAACTTGTAGCCTTTACaactcgtatcatagccaacaaacacatgcttgacacttcgatcgtCAAGTTTCGCTCTTCCTCGGTAtggcacatgagcataggctatgctcccaaagattTTCAAGTGCTTAACACTTGTCTTTCTTCCACTTCATACTTCTTAAagggtttgatctctaacatttcttgttggagacctgttgttcaaataaactgcacaagaaACAGCTTCGGCCCAAAATTCCTTGGGCATACTTTTAGCTTTCAGCATACATTTAAccatattaagaatcgttcgattctttctctctgcaactccattttgttggggtgaataaggtaccgtTAGAAGGCAACGAATTCCATGAGATTGACAgaagtcattaaattcttttgaagtgaattcaCCTCCTCTATCGGACtttaaagcttttatttcatagccactttctttctctacaagtactttgaaatttttaaaagcaacaaaaactttagattttttgtttaagaaataaacctaagtctttctactaaagtcgTCAATGAAGAGAggaaagtatttacttttaccaaatGAAGGTGGATTGATTGGCCCACACACATTAGTGTGAACAAGTTGGAGTTTGTCCAATATTGACCATATGTTCCTTAAATACGATTTTTTCAAGGAAGTCTGGAGTAGAATATTGAAGTGGCAAGGCATTCATAGACAACTGAAGTCGTGGCAAGAGGAAATAGAATAGGCAAACACTGAGATGAGAAGCAACAACCCTAGTGCTAAAGTGTTTAGAATGACATTTGCGTGTGTGTATATTATATTTGGCAAGAAAGAAATTTTAAAATCTTTTAGAACAAGAAGAGAACTGTGGATGTCATAATTAGACTCCCGATGGAGGACACTTTTTAGAGGAAGTAGAAAATGCAAACTTGAGAATAGGTTAAGAGCTTTGAACCGATATCCTTAGTATTAGCTGAATTTGGTTGTTAGTAGTTGACTAGCTTACTGGGAATTAGGGCTTTGTCCAATCTTCCGTATAGCCAGTTTAGTTTTGTGCTGTACAGTTTTACAACTTGGTAATAAAATTTCtttatttaccaaaaaaaaaatactatatgCCCTGAATAGTTCTCTAGTTAGTAGAAAACAATTTAAATtatattatgtcacgacccaaaatctcaccacaagcgtcgtgatgacacttagtccctaagactaggtaagctgattacaattacatttcgagtcATTTGtttttgaaacatataatttaatacaagtgtcgaaaccaaaagcgaaaacaaatataataacctcccaagactggtaatactgagtcacgaactctacctgaatacatgcaataatctcaaggatcgaatatacaatattgttcgaataagaattgacagtacaataaaatggaaagatcaagggactgcgacggccaagcaactctatcttgaatccttgcaatcaacacactaactctgtctgaatccgatatctccaatgtctgactctgcacaaaatgtgcaaaagtgtagtacgagtacaccacagtcaatacccagtaagtatcaagactattctcggtggagtagtgacgaggtacagtcatctgttttaaaaggcgtttctggggcgagccccacggcgaggcgtaccaaaaacgccctggggcgatggtgtgggaagaaagtctcaagaggcgtacgccccgcaatttggagcgcacgcccgggcgttcggggcgtacaccctttttttagtaaggagtaagacccaaagactttttcaaattaaaacaaaatttgttgaattagtccttcatataatacccaaattctcaaaagtgagtttggtaattactcaaaagtattaaatttaaaagtaaagaccttttttattgatttaaaccctaattcatggttttccCAAATTTTTATCTTGTCTGCTAGTCTACTAATAtatcccaaaagcaacgaatatttaattttttttacaaatacaaagagaactacattttttttcatagcagcaaattcaaagttcaaattacaggttaatcatcctttttattcctccatatagaaaactttattcttttagactcaaattacttgtgcttgtaagtaacgtataatagattgttttgattagtttttttgtggggatggagcacacatatatatagttttctttaatttttatgcaattttacctgtttgtaaatattaattgtcattatattattttataaaatattaaaaattaaatacctatggggcttacgccccgctgagaCATATGTAAAACGTCCCGCCTTACGcctacgccttttaaaacactggtacAGTCAAAACACTCAGTAGTCatttaacctgtgcaatataataatATACAaggataatagaaaacaaatagcagtgacaGCAACAAAGATCAATCAGGGATatgaacaacaaggcaacaagaacaccataaatattgctcaaacgaataaggaaaacaagtacaaccaattaatcaagtccttcaaatatacgCCTTTCAAAtgtaagtccttcaaatataaatctttcacatataaattattcaaataaaaatcattcgattataattctttcaaataaaagtcattatgtgacacctcatttcataatcataaaaacacgggtctcagcccacttttatatttttgctacacctcgtgcccatatctctattacaaccgcacggacaactcatgtaccaaaatatcaatgtatataagattcgcatgatcaatttattttcaatagcgtaagtttacaatttttaaaccTAGTAAGCTGAGAAACTTTATAAACTATATCAATTACCTTTGTTTGTGAACATGAAAAACTTTATAAACTTTTTCAAATAAAACACAGCTGAGAAACTTCTTGGAATCTGCCAGGAAGATAGGTATAATGACACAGTAGGAATCAACACGTTCAGATTTGCACAAAATTTGTACAGGAAAAAATGAGCCAATGTATAATAGAGCTGTAGTAAGCACTGTTGATAAGACCATTATAGTAGAAACATTGACCTTACGATATCATCACCAATTTCTGGAGTTATACTAATGCTTCTTCTTCGTAATCTtcgtgtttctgatgttgatgcaCCTTCTGACCTGTGAAACACAGAAACAATAGGGAACTCAGAATtctcaaaaggaaaaaaaaaattcaaagggtaacatataaaaaataataataatatttgacAATCCTGATATGTTGATTCAGTTATTAACAGGAAACAGGGTGCATTTTACGAGTATAAAAGTTTAGAACCTGCGCATATTTTGACTTAGATGTACACTAGCATTTTTGGTATTACCTCTCCCCATAAAAATATGAAAAGGTAATGTAGTTCTGTTGAGAACAGAAAAAATGAACAAACTGCACATAGTTTTTCCATTTTAAAGAGGTTTTAATTTTACTCTGAGATGGTCTATAAAAAGAGGTAAGAGAATTTCCCATAGCAAAAAAAACAACTGCAGTATCATACTGAAAGCTACAACTGGCTCATGTTGTTTGCCCATGTATTGTTCTCCTTTGCTATCAAAAGTATGTACCCCTTAATTTTAACAGCATGTTGAAAATAGTTTTTGGGTTAGCCGACACCTAAGCATCTCAGTGAATTGCACTAAGGTACAATAAAACAACCAATCTCAAATCAATTGCTGAAGGCATAAATGGATGGGAAAAATTTAAAAGCTTACAACTCATTTTGAGCCCAATATGAATTTAAGTGGCTTAAATTTATCTACAAACTATCGAGAAAATGATCAAAACGGTCCCTAACGTATGAGCTTTGGTTGCACTCGGTAATGTATAAACCTGATGGAAATGATCCTTAATGTATCCTAATCCCTATAAGTAAAGAAATTTGCTACTTTTTCTGTCAAAATAAACGGAGTTTTCAGCATGTGCAGTTCAGGTGAGCTAACTACAAAAGAAAGGTGCCTTCTTGGTCGACTTTGCATAAATAATACCCACGGACACACCTACATGATTGGCATTTTTATCCCCACATTTCACTCAATAAAGTATCAAACTCAATCCCAAAAAAACAGATTTCATTAAGAAGCCCAAAGTGTCTCCTGGAAGACTTGGATGAGAAATTGGTAGGAACAATTACAAAAGACCATCACAATTGTGGGGTGAGATAGAGAATGAGAAGTCAATGGAAAATGAACTGGAGTCGAGAAACTTGAAGGTTATTCTTCTCTGGAAGACAAATCTGGAACCCTGAGAAGACATTGATGGGTCAGTGAGTTGCAAAAAGGAGACATCTTTAGTGATCTTAGCATCACCAATAAGGCAATGATTTGGATCAAAGTGGGAACTGAGTCCAATGGAGAACGACAAAATGGAGCACGGGAACAAAGCCAAGAGGAGAAGAAGGAAAGTAGGAAGATTGCTTTGATTAACATTGGTTTGCGTGGGCTCTATTTATGTTGACGGGAAAACGATCGGGTATCGTTAGAGTTTCTCTATAAGCTATTTAAcataatatcaaagacatcgcaTCCATGTAAAGCGTGTGCTAGACCCAAAATCTTTTTTTATAAAGTGAGCTCCCAAAATCATTTGCTGACAGCCTGACATTGCCCATCTGCTTAGTTCAAGTGGCAAAGGTTGAGGGACTTGTGTTCGAGCCCCACGACATGCGAATTAAGCCTGGTATTTTTGTGGAGAAGGGCAGAGGGACTGGCCCATTATATCCGAGTTCTGAATGTTATGGTTGGTCCTAAGGGTTCGCCCCAGACGGATTTCTCAATAGTCAAGAAAAAATCATTTGCTGACATCTCATTTCAGATGTTGACGAAATATGTCCGTTGACAACACAAAGTCACCTACCCACAAAAAGATACCAAGAACTGCCCTGTAGTTTATACTTTTTCTTCTAAATCAAGGCACTCTTTACTCATTATCAGCGTTTCAGAAATTATATACTCATTCACAACACTTCAAATTTTCCAACTCTATCATAATGTTGTAcaacaagagtgggttgctctagtggtaagcaccctccacttccaaccaagaggttgtgagttcgagttaccccaagagcaaggtggggagttcttagagggagggagccgagggtctatcggaaacagcctctttaccccaaggtaggggtaaggtctgcgtacacactaccctccccagaccccactaatgggattatactgggttgttgttgttgtatcataATGTTGTACCTTGATGATTGATAAAGAAGTCCGATATCCATACTAGAATTTCGGCCATGATTAACTTCAGAGTAGAATTTCATCAATTATACAATCTCACATGAGATGGCTCGTGAGAAGTCAATGCGACATAAAGTGATCTTAAAGTATAAGATTCGGAACTTATATTCAAGCATCATTGACCTCTTTTATTACTTCTAACCTAAGTGTATGAACCAAAGGGTGTAAACTGGGAGCCACTAAACATGAATGAGAAAAATACCTGATATAGACCAAATAATGGGAGGGCCAAAAGTTACAATATAATTGATTGTGATTTGTAAATTTTGCAGTTATACTGTCAGAGGAAACAGAAAACAGGACTGAATCAGATACCTTGAAGTAGCAACATCATCTGAATAATCCCTGAATGTTTTGTTATCACCACTAACCATGGACCGTCCATGTGCTCTAAATGAAGGATGCTCGGGACTGAAagaatatactccctccgtttcaatttatgtgaacctatttactTTTTAGTCAGTGCCAAAAATAATGAcctttttccttatttggaaacaatttacctttatgcaatgatttatagccacacaaaatatatgtgcctcattttacaccacaaatttaaaagtcttttctattttcttaaactctttgcccagtcaaatgggttcacataaattaaaacggagggagtaatacaATTGAAACATGAGAAAAAAGAACACAACTACACATTAAGATATTGCACAGCACAGTTCAAGTAAATGCAGATAATAGTCACTTTAATGTTTATTAAATACATAAACATCTAAGTCCCAGTTTATTCATTAGATACACTAGACAGATTCAGGGATTGAAACAAAAACCAT
The DNA window shown above is from Nicotiana tomentosiformis chromosome 8, ASM39032v3, whole genome shotgun sequence and carries:
- the LOC104117208 gene encoding protein LIGHT-DEPENDENT SHORT HYPOCOTYLS 10, translated to MSSSDRGKDLAEGSSRSPGDQSITTPSRYESQKRRDWNTFNQYLRNQRQPIPLSQCNSNHVLEFLRYLDQFGKTKVHLQGCMFYGQPEPPAPCTCPLRQAWGSLDALIGRLRAAYEENGGSPETNPFASTVIRVYLREVKECQAKARGIVYKKKPKKASPSKGDDDSSSSGFLSFS
- the LOC104117212 gene encoding uncharacterized protein, producing the protein MMLRSNTSIDRKLSLSHSEPNTATTVWRRGRRKVITEPRTASSSPEHPSFRAHGRSMVSGDNKTFRDYSDDVATSRSEGASTSETRRLRRRSISITPEIGDDIVRSMFLL